A genomic window from Triticum urartu cultivar G1812 chromosome 7, Tu2.1, whole genome shotgun sequence includes:
- the LOC125523388 gene encoding pollen receptor-like kinase 1, with translation MAGAPPLPARLLSIAVCLLLLPPAAHPARQLADTDAAADALLKLKDGIKDDAGVLRNWSPGTRPCAGAGSSWAGVICHKGEVTGLQLENMALSGTIDLRPLKGLRGLRSVSFMDNQFTGPMPDVNELPGLRAIFLSGNKFSGEIPADAFDGMSSLKKVALSKNNFSGPIPASLAGVPKLMDLLLDDNKFQGKIPDLPQKELKVVNVANNELEGEIPASLKSMGAAMFAGNKKLCGGLLDQKCAAPPTSLTPAPAKTETLPSSPPPAPAKTETPPSSDKGGAQPSAPAVPAADKTTGPPADKAAQDAAPKEPTEGSMSYGVLVAILGVLALMGFALLALQRRRREYDTENFGPSISKKPSMRKINAEPTKGDSGRMVATAGAPTAATASAAGGGTRKAGEQGRLTFVREDRGRLFELQDLLKATAEVLGGNAGSNLGLCYRATLTGGQSIVVKRFKEMNRVGREEFEEHMRRLGRLSHPNLLPLVAYYYRKEEKLLMHDYVQNKSLAHLLHGEGRGVKKAVVHWAARLKIIKGVASALSYMYDELPMLTVPHGHLKSSNILLDERFEPLMTDYALVPVMNHSHAAQLMVAFKSPERKQFGKSSKKSDVWCLGLLILEILTGRPPSYDLKASAAPEQEQQNLNDLAGLVASTPEEKWLRTVVDPDLRFDDEADKEAAVKLIKIGLACCDGNAESRSELKDAVKGIEELKAKGRGDREDNSFYSSISDGTERDEDFTNVAIH, from the exons ATGGCCGGAGCGCCACCCCTCCCCGCGCGCCTGCTGTCGATCGCCGTCTGCCTCCTCCTGCTCCCGCCCGCCGCCCACCCCGCGCGCCAGCTAGCTGACAccgacgccgccgccgacgcGCTCCTCAAGCTGAAGGACGGCATCAAGGACGACGCCGGCGTGCTGCGCAACTGGTCGCCGGGCACACGCCCCTGCGCCGGCGCCGGCTCCAGCTGGGCGGGCGTCATATGCCACAAGGGCGAAGTGACGGGCCTGCAGCTGGAGAACATGGCTTTGTCCGGCACGATCGACCTGCGCCCGCTCAAGGGCCTCCGCGGCCTCCGCTCGGTTAGTTTCATGGACAATCAGTTCACCGGCCCCATGCCCGACGTGAACGAGCTCCCCGGGCTTCGCGCCATCTTCCTCTCCGGGAACAAGTTCTCCGGCGAGATCCCTGCCGACGCGTTCGACGGGATGAGCTCGCTCAAGAAGGTGGCCCTGTCCAAGAACAATTTCTCCGGCCCAATCCCGGCCTCGCTCGCCGGCGTGCCCAAGCTCATGGACCTGCTGCTCGATGATAACAAGTTCCAGGGCAAAATCCCTGACCTCCCGCAGAAGGAATTAAAGGTCGTCAATGTCGCTAACAATGAGCTGGAGGGGGAGATTCCGGCGAGCCTCAAATCCATGGGCGCCGCCATGTTTGCCG GCAATAAGAAGCTCTGCGGTGGATTACTTGACCAGAAATGCGCGGCCCCGCCGACGTCACTGACTCCGGCACCCGCTAAAACGGAAACGCTTCCGTCGTCTCCGCCGCCAGCACCTGCTAAAACGGAAACGCCTCCGTCGTCTGACAAAGGCGGAGCCCAGCCGTCGGCACCGGCAGTCCCGGCGGCAGACAAAACGACGGGCCCGCCGGCAGACAAGGCCGCACAAGATGCTGCTCCTAAGGAGCCCACCGAGGGCTCTATGTCCTACGGCGTCCTGGTGGCAATCCTCGGCGTGCTGGCTCTCATGGGCTTCGCGCTCTTGGCGCTTCAGAGGCGGCGGCGAGAGTACGACACCGAGAACTTCGGCCCGTCGATCTCGAAGAAGCCCTCGATGAGGAAGATCAACGCAGAGCCAACGAAGGGCGACTCGGGGCGCATGGTCGCAACGGCAGGCGCCCCTACCGCCGCAACTGCTTCGGCAGCCGGAGGCGGCACGCGTAAGGCGGGGGAGCAGGGGCGGCTGACGTTCGTGCGCGAGGACCGGGGCAGGCTATTCGAGCTGCAGGACCTGCTCAAGGCGACGGCGGAGGTGCTGGGCGGCAACGCCGGCTCCAACCTCGGCCTGTGCTACCGCGCGACCCTGACCGGCGGGCAGTCCATCGTggtgaagcggttcaaggagatGAACCGCGTGGGCAGGGAGGAGTTCGAGGAGCACATGCGGCGGCTGGGGCGGCTCTCCCACCCCAACCTCCTCCCGCTCGTTGCCTACTACTACCGCAAGGAGGAGAAGCTCCTGATGCACGACTACGTCCAGAACAAGAGCCTCGCCCACCTCCTCCACGGCGAGGGGCGCGGGGTGAAGAAGGCGGTGGTGCACTGGGCGGCGCGGCTCAAGATCATCAAGGGCGTGGCGAGCGCGCTGAGCTACATGTACGACGAGCTGCCGATGCTGACGGTGCCGCACGGCCACCTCAAGTCCTCCAACATCCTGCTGGACGAGCGCTTCGAGCCGCTGATGACCGACTACGCGCTGGTGCCGGTGATGAACCATTCCCACGCCGCGCAGCTCATGGTGGCCTTCAAGTCGCCCGAGCGGAAGCAGTTCGGCAAGTCGTCCAAGAAGAGCGACGTCTGGTGCCTCGGGCTCCTCATCCTCGAGATCCTCACGGGGCGGCCGCCGTCGTACGACCTGAAGGCGTCGGCGGCGCCGGAGCAGGAGCAGCAGAACCTGAACGACCTCGCCGGCCTCGTGGCGTCGACGCCGGAGGAGAAGTGGCTGCGGACGGTGGTGGACCCGGACCTCAGGTTCGACGACGAGGCGGACAAGGAGGCGGCGGTGAAGCTGATCAAGATCGGCTTGGCGTGCTGCGACGGCAACGCGGAGAGCCGGTCGGAGCTCAAGGACGCGGTGAAGGGGATCGAGGAGCTCAAGGCCAAAGGACGCGGCGACAGGGAGGACAACTCCTTCTACTCGTCGATAAGCGACGGCACCGAGCGCGACGAGGACTTCACCAATGTCGCCATCCACTGA